The region GCATTAGTCCGGATTTGAAAGTTTTTCGCCATCTTACGTGGGACTGTAGCAGTCTGCAAACGTCCGAACGTATTTTTCGGCAAACTGGAAGCAAACCGGGACGAAAAGTGGGGAAATGTTACAGGAGTCCGAACATCAGCCACGTAGGACTTTGACATCCCCGGACACTCAAATCTCCCCTCCGGTCCAATTCTTCCATTCCGCCCTGGCCCCCCTTGATTTGCATTCGTGCCCTCCGACGATGACGATGTGGCCGTAGTACCTCTTCGGCCGCCACCCAGGCATTGCGGGACATCCGCATCCACCACCCACGCGCCCGCTCGCCTTGTACTATGGTGCCGTCCACCTAGGATCCGTCCACAGTCAGGTACCTCCGCCCCACTTGTCGACGACGTCCATGATCATCACCACACCCGATAGGTGCTCGGCCAAATGTCATTGagttttttttttgaacatgtCTTTTTTTAGAGTACGAAGGATGATGGGGTACTCGAGCATGGACGATGAGTTCTCGTGCGATGCGTGGTTGGCTGCATATGTGGATTTCGTAGGCAGGATCAAAAAGGGGCTCTTCTGGCAGTGCGTGCATGATTCATTTCACGCGCGAAAGTACACTGCGTCCCGCGACATGCACATCATCCATGAACGCAATGTCAAGTCGTTATCGTATCAATGGTACAACATCCAGACCACCGTCACCAAGTTTTGCGGCGTGGTTGATCGGCTGGAGGCAAGGTGGCCATTGCGTATGGTATCCTGGAGATCGTAAGTTTGCTTcttgctcaacttgttgattgaataattcattcactcaatgttgctCACACGTTGTGCAGCTTGTACGCGCTGCCGCGAAGTATCACAGGATAGAGGGACGACTATTTACGCACATAAGCTGTTGGATGAAACTGAAGGGACAGTATGTGTAGGATGCCACGATCCGTTCATGAAAAACTTTCGAACATCCAGTTAATCTTGTTGAATTTGAACTATTTTAAATCAGATAATTATTAAGGAAAATAACCAGTAGGATGAAAAAACTAGACACAGAACAATCAATAGAAACTAAATTACATTAAATGTGTATGCTGCCAGCTAGAGATTGAAAATTACAACGAAGTAATAGTAAAAGAAATATATACATGCAAACGTCTTCATCATGCCGCTTCAAAAACCGTAATAGTTACTCGCCTCTTCAAATAGGAATGGAATCAATCAAACAATATCAGCTGAACCATCACCCCGCACCACACAAACTTGCTATCCATCACTACCGGTGTAAAGAGTAGGAAAAATTGAACCATGTCGCAAAACATCACGAGAAAACATGTCGAAGTAGCTGCAACAATAGCCGGCCAATTGCTCTCTTTCACAGATACACCCACTGAGAAGATACGAAGAGCCAATAGAACTGGCGAAGCATACTCTCACAGACACTTCGTtaagagagaatttcttatttggcctttttttaaaaTTTGGTTCCCTTTTTTGCCCTAAAAAAATTCTTCCTTTTTTGACACTCAAACTTCATTTTGTTCCTTTTGTGACATTTCTGCTAGTTTTGACAACCAACACCGTTAAATACCACATGAGAAGTCCACTTTATCCCTGCTGTATTTTGTGACCAAAATTGTGAACTGAAAGTCAAAAGCAATGGCAATACGAATTGGAATATAGTGCCGAATGAAACAGAATATGCTATTTAGCTTGTCTGCATAACGATTATTAATTCAAATCACTTCTTCAATTTGATATCCTTCCTAGCTTTTTGACATCTGATGTCCTTCCTAGCTTTTTTGGGGTTGCCAAGCAAGTTGATTTTCAGTAAATAAGTTGAGTCTGGATCCATCCTGTGAAAGCAAAAGATCCATCTCTAAGTACACTGATGCATCTTCAATCCATCTCTAAGAACACTGTTTTATATGAACAGAGgtgaagcaaatactcaaatctgcTAGAGAAGAGAGGCACTTACCCTTCAAGCCATGCCGGAGTACTTGCATCTGTGGCCGTCGCACCATCATCGTTGCCCTGCTTCGGCGCCGCACCTTGACCGCCCTCCGGCGCAGCACCTTGCCCGCCCTCCACCTCCCCTCCATGGCCGCCCTCTGGCGCCGCGCCTGGGCCGTCCTCCTTCATCCCGCCATGGCCGCCCTTCTCCTGCACGCCATGGTCGCCCGAGGACGAGGCCGGTGCAGCGCCGTGGCCTTCCTCCACAGCGCCGTCCATCCCTTCACCCGGAGCAGCGTCGGCCACGCCCTCCTCCATCCGCTCCTCCAGCCTCGCGCGGCCGCTGTGTAGGGTTAGGGATCGAGGAGAAGGGGAATCGGGAGAATAGGGAAGGGCTCGCTACGCTGTTGACTGTTTGGTCAGCGGGATTTTGTTTTCCTGTTTTTTTTTCAGCGGCCTACAACAGGGGTAAAAATGACTTTTCAAGTTGCAGTTGACGGTGTTAACGGCAAAAACTAACGGAAGTGTCAAAGAAGGAAGAAAATGAAGTTGTTGTgtcaaaaaaggaaaaataaattttTTAGGGCCAAAAAGGGAACCAGATTTTAAtcaagggccaaataaggaattctctccttCGTTAATGCTAGAGTGAATGTCGTCGAAGTAAGGAGAGACCAGAGTCACCTTATTCAAATATACCATTTTCGGTGCCACCTCATCGATGCCGCCAAAGAAACAAAACCAAAGAAAAAGAACATGAAACGAATGTCCCATTCTCTTGCCGCCGCCGAGGCAGCTAGACAGGGGAGAGGAAGGGTACTGAGAAGAGAAGGGTCGTGACAGATACCTTCGATGATGACAACTAGGGCTAAAGTAGTACTGATTTGACAGTACTAATAGCAACTCTTCAAGACGATAATTCAATTCAGAGCTAGGACTCATGTACAccaggtgaacagtaaaatcaaaacaaaaagtaaaaaaaattcataaaaatctGAAACTTTCTTCATTCGAGATGCTTCAATGCATGAGGTATGTGCAAAAATTCATGGGTAAACGATATTCAAGGAGCTTGCGGAAAAAAAGATAAAATCGGTTATGACTTGTATGTTTTTTCAAACTTTCTGACATGCCCAAAACTTATcttttttgccacgagctcctcGATTGTCCAAACTCCATCTAATTTTGACACGGGCATCGCGCATTTGACCATCTTGCACCATAAATTTTTCTTTtgctattttaaatatttttaCTGTTCGCACCTGGGAGCATCTGGACCTCGGTGCAGAATCGCTGCGTCCCTTGTTAAGAGAGGCGAAATTAGGGAGAGACTTGACCGTGCAGTTTGCAATGTGGACTGGGCAAATAAATTTCCTCGGGCTGCGATCATAAATACAGAACACGTACACTCTGATCATCGACCCCTCATCCTGAATACAGATTACTTTGATGCGAGTATGTTTAATCGCCCAAGGGGTTGAGCAAAACAATTTGAAGCTCGATGGCTCAAAGAAGAGACAGTTGTAGAAATTGTACGTACAACATGGGATCAAGCAAAGATGATGGGTATTGGGCCGTCTCTCACTGAGCGTACACGGACGGTGCAGGCGGATCTGCATATTTGGGATCTCGATATTCTGAAGGGACCGGAAAAAAATTAACAAACTAAAAAAAAGAACTAGAAAGGCTGCGGAGGGGAGCTATGTGTGCGGAGTCTCAAGCGCGACAAAAGGAGATtcttgttcttattgaaaatctgtTGGAACAAGAGGAGATTTACTGGCTACAATGTGGTCGCGCAAACTGGCTATTGCATGGGGATCGTAGCACCTCCTTCTTTCATAATGCGGCAACGGCCAGAAAGAAAAGAAATCAGATTAAAAATTGCTTGATGATAATGGTGTTTGGGTGCATGGTGCAGAGATGAAGAATCACATTATGGCGTATTTCTCAAACCTTTTTACATCATAAGTTTCCCATCCTAACTCGGAGGTTCTATCTCTTGTCCAACGAAAAGTGACCGATGAAATGAATGATGCTCTTCTCGCCCCCTATACGGCCGAGGATGTTCGAAAGGCCTTATTTGATATTGGTGATTTAAAAGCGCCAGGTCCTGACGGACTCCATGCTATTTTTTACAAAAGATTTTGGTCTATGTTGGGAGATGACCTGACCGAAGAGGTTCTTCAAGCGGTAAATGCCTGTTCTATACCAACAGGGTGGAATGATACTGCAATTGTAATAATCCCAAAGATTAACTCTCCTGAAAAGGTAACCCAATTTAGACCAATCATCTTGTGCAATTTGGTGTATAAGGTTATTTCAAAAATGATTGTTGCTCGTCTAAAGATAATCCTATTAGATATTATTAGCCCAACTCGGAGTGCTTTTGTGCGTGGAAGATTGATTACAGACAATATCTTGGTGGCATATGAATGTTTCCATACAATAAAAAACAAAAGGGCGGGTAAAGAGGGTTTGTGTGCCATCAAATTAGATATGCACAAAGCATATGCCTGAGTGGAGTGGTGTTTCTTGAAGGAAATTATGCTGAAATTGGGTTTTAAAGAGATTTGggtgaatttaattatgaaatgtgtGTCCTCTATGGAGTACCGGGTCTGTATTAATGATGATGAGACAAAGAGTTTTAAACCAACTAGAGGATTGAGGCAGGGAGATCCCTTTCTCCCTACTTATTCTTATTATGTACAGAGGGTTTGACTATCCTTTTAGCTAATGCGGAGGAGAATGGAAACATTTTCGGTATAAAGGTTTGCAGAGATGCCCCATCAATTTCTAATCTTCTCTTTGTTGATgaatctttgatccttatgcgagCCAATCCCATGAGTGCGGAGGCGTTGAAATCACTTTTGGATTCGTATTGTGCCGCTTCAGGGCAAATGGTTAGTGTTGAAAAATCTAGTATATTCTTTAGTCCTAATACTAAAGTGGAAGACAAGGCACAAATATGTACAATTCTAAATATTATGGCTGAAGCCCTCAATGACAAATACCTGGGTTTGCCGGCAAATGTGGTCATggacaaaagtgattgtttctagttcCTGGTCGATCAAATTATTATGAAAATTAGTGGATGGAAGGAAAAATTGTTATCCTCTAGAGGGAAGAAAATTTTGCTCAAATCTGTTGTACAAGCCATCCCCACCTATGCCATGtccgtctttaaaattcctaaaagaattgcaaaggaattattgaCGTGGTGTCGCAATTTTGGTGGGGTGACGAGGACAATCAGAAGAGAATGCATTGGATGACATGGTGGAAAATGTGTGTTACAAAAGACCAAGGAGGTATGGGCTTCCGAGATATACACTGTTTCAACCAGGCGCTATTAGCTAAACAAGCGTGGTGTCTTCGTGATAATCCTGAATCTTTATGTGCAACCATCTTGAGAGCTAAATATTTCTCTGAGGGAGATTTGATGAACGCAAGTTTAAAGAAGGGATCCTCTTTTACTTGGCAAAGCATTATGGCGGGAGTGAACTCTTTGAGAAATGGTTATATCTGGCGAGTTGGAAATGGACAAAACATCGATATATGGAGAGATGCATGGATTCCGAATTGTGCGAATACGAAAATTATTACTCCTAGAGGTGGGCTACTTTGTCAAAGGTGGCTGATCTTATTGATCCAATCACGAATTTTTGGGATGAAGATTTGGTGAGACAAACTTTGTGGCCAATTGATGTTTAAAGGGTCCTCGCGATTTCCCTCCCTATGCATAATATGTCAGATTTCATTGCCTGGAGCTATACAAAAAATGGTGTATTCACTGTTCGATCAGCTTATTTGGAGGAATGGAACCAACAACATGGGAGGAAATTGCAATATACTAATGGTATGGGTCGTATCAATGTCAATCCTATTTGGGGTAAGATTTGGAAATTATCATGTCCGACAAAGGTAAAAATATTTATTTGGCGAACGTTGCATGGAACTCTACCGTGTCGTGTTACACTTGCCAATAGACATAAGAAAGTTTCGCCCCTTTGTCCATCATGCTCGAATGGGCAAGAAGATAGAAAACACATCTTGTTTCTGTGTCAGAAGGCAAAAGAGGTTTGGGGTAAGCTGGGGATGTACGAGGTAATTAAGAAAGCTTGTGTTATTGATTGTGCGGGTGAGGAGGTTCTTGAATTCTTAGTTCTTATGTTGCACCAAGAACTATCTATATTAGGTTGCTAGAATGCAAGTGAATTAATCGCGATACCTGGTTGGTATTTATGGTGGGGGAGACGCATGTTGGTTCATGAAGGGAAGTCTCAAGATTTGAACCAGATTTCGATGGGGGTTCGTGCTATAACGGCAAACTGTGTGAATGTCCACTCCCCTAGTGCGACTAGTAGAAAAGAATGATGGAGCTGACCTCCTATGGGTTTTGTTAAACTAAATGTTGATGCTTCTTTTGACCATGATCTGCTCAGGAGCACGACAGGTGATGTACTCAGAGATGACAAAGGAAAATTCATTGTTGGCGGAAATTGGAAGATCGATTGGTGTGCTGATGTACTAACAACAGAAGCGATGGCTCTTAGGTATGGTTTAATTCTTGCATAAAAGGCGGGATGCAATCGTCTTATTATTAACTCTGATAATATGGAAGTCATTGACACAATGAAGAATGAAGGACAATCGGCAGGAGTTGCGGCGGCAGCCTTCGAGGATTGCTACTTCATGGCATGTGATTTTCCGTTGACTAGatttgaacattgtaatagggTAGCTAATAAGATTGCTCATGAACTTGCTAGGCTAGCTAAAGTTTGTGTAACTAGAGATTGGTTTGAGGAGCCTATGAAGAATATTGTACCTTTTCTTATAGATGATATAATCATTATTTTCAATTAATAAAGTGAATGTTTTCATTCAAAAAAAGAGCTCTTGTTTAAGACAGAGGGGGGAGGTGGAGACACGGGAGGGAGGACAGTGAATCAGACACTGGTGCATTAATACTTGTGCAAATACCTACATTTATAATACTTCCTTTTTGTGAAAATATATTTATATCGCTAGTTGGAGTACAATGCAGATCACACCAAATTGTCTAGATATTTGAGATATAGCTGTGATTATTAAGATAATCTAGATTTTTTTTAATGATTTGAAGATTACTCACCACGCTTGCTGCACGATAAGATTACTTAGATGATAGTAggaaatgtgcccgtgcgttgcaacgggagaaacaaatTCTCACACGACACTAGCAACCTATTATGTTATGTTGCCATTTCTCATCTTTGTCACCATCACGTGTTGTGCTCATATTGTCCATCTATTCACGACGAAAGTGATCAATCCCAAGGAGATGTGCTTAGCGTCATACTCTAGCAGAAGATCCATGTGTCGCAACACCAAACCTAGGTCAAGGAACTGTTGATGCATACTGAACATAAAATTTAGGGATACTGAATTCCAGCAAACTTAGGTCAAGGAACTGTTGATGCATAATGAACACCAAATTTAGGGATAATGGATTCTGGCATGGAAAGTAAGTTTACGAACAAGTTAAGGTTCAAATATTTCATCAGGCATCTCAAAGAAATGTAGCAAATGTGAGTCAAATTATCTTAAAATAAAATTGTACCTGAATAAATATATGTTGATGAATCAAATGAAAATATGAAATATCATTTTAATTAAATGCAAATTAGCGAATGGAAGAAGTGACCAATCCTATGATTTTTTTAAGGGATCCTATGAAATTTATTTGGTTAATTAACTCCACCATATTTTTTTGGAAAGATCTAGGTATTCTTTTCTTCCGTTCCCTTAGAATAAGGTCAATTCCCGCTGTCACATTATATGTGCAGCGTACAGTAATACAACAAGTCCCTTCGCTGCATATTCCCACGGTCATTCATAATAAGCAGCACCGTCCTTTCCGTTCATGTGAGAATACCTTGCTGCCCACAATCATAATCCATCCTTCTTCCTTGTTTAATACGGATACATAGTATACTCGTTCAGCGCCTCAATTCCTTCCTCTCATATAGCCTACTCATTCAGTGTGCGCATCCACCCTTCTGTCCTTTCTTTAATTTAATACTAGCacaaatgcctgtgcgttgcaacggaaaaaaacATAGGTTCCAATGAACAACAGTCGGCCTAGTTGGGAAACTGTGTCATGGTACAATGAACGCTCATGAGAAAAAAAAATGAATCATTTGAGGATTGTGCATGAGCTCATGACACGGGGCCGGTATTATTCCGAGTAAATTTATGTTTCTGAACCAGAAAAATTAGCAATATCAATAATCTTAAGTAATTGCAGCAGCAAGCAAACCAACCTAGAATAACAATTGCAGCAGCAGCAAGCAATTCCAAACATCATTTTGGTCCATTTAGCAGACGATGAGAGCGCTGCGGGTGGAGAGGGATGGGCGTACTGAGGAATTCGATCGGGTGCCTTCGACTTTGGAGCATATTCTTTGAGAGTTTAATAAGGCTACTTCTGAATGATGCATCATTGTAACCTTTACAAAATTATTACATGTCAACACTAAGGTGATGGACGAAAGGTTTATACACGTGCACTTTGTGAACTTCCACCCATTTCAGCAGAATGGTAAATTCATGTGTAGTCAATGGGCAGTATTTATCCCAATCACTGCAAATAACCATCATCCGTCCCAAAGCAGAGGAATATTCTAAATCTGAAAGTACCGGTAGTTAAGTTTTAATTTTTTTTGGTAGAAAGCTAAAACTCAAATTGCTGACCCTACTGGTTTACAGCCAACAAAACCTCAGATACATGTCTAAAGTTCATTAGGGCTGCCAGCCAACACACAAAAGCTCTTTTTTCGGAACATCACACATGTCATGTTCACTTGTTTAGAGCAAATGGAAGTTTTCTCCGCCAAGTAAATCAACCTTGAAAAAATAATAAAGTTACCAAAATGTCCTTACACTGGAGAACAAAGTTGTCCAGCAACCAACAAAATGTTCATATTACTTTATAAAGACTGACAAATGATGAAACATTCAAAATTGTGTACCAAACGTTCGGATCAAAGAAAATGTAGGATCATCATTCATACAATGAAATTTTCAAAGAGGTGCCACATCTGGAGTCCGTGTGAGCCATACATGATACTCTCTCTGGTAAAAACCACCCTAAATGTAGGTCATTTGACATATATCAGTTTTACTTTGGGTATTCTAGATACAACTTACTGATTCCAGGACACCGGCAGGCATGTTGTCTTAATTTGCTTTTGCAATCTCAGGAAGAAAAAGCTGCATATGTTCAGCTTTTTTCTAATGTGAGTTGTAATTTGGGTAACATAATCTTTAGAATGACTGTACAGATGACTCTTCCACGATCTACTTTTCTGAGTAAGATATTTACATATAAAGTATGCAATCCTTTGATGTTTAAGTACTTCTCAGGAGCTGAATATATGTCCTATGGAAATTTCTTACCAGATTTTGGAAGAATTTTCGTATCAACAGAGGCCGCTCAGCTGTCATACTCAACAACCCAATGTACAGACTACTGAAATCGACAAGTGATGCCTGCTTAGTGTGATCCCAAAATTGGTTACAATTTGCAGAGAACTACAGCTTCACCGGAAAGCAAAGTAAAAGATTTACAAAGAGGGTCATCCTTTTCGTTAAACAACAGAAAGCAAAATTATTGGTAAGcaaaataaaataccaataaattCATTTGCTGGCTGTACTGATCCACAAATTATCTGAACTAATAGAATTTGCAGGTAGTATAGATCCACAAATTATCAGATTACTTTGCTGGCACCATTGATCCACAAATTCATTTGCTGACCAACCCCCACGGGCAAGCTCAAGTGCCCCTAGAAGCATCTTCGGATACGTTGGTCTCATGCATATCATGCAATGCCATGTTCTACTAAATGATTATAGCTAGAAAACTATTCTCCAACAGTTCCTTGAGCACACAAATGGCATGTAATTAATCTAATTTTAGAGAAAGGCAAGAGATGAGCTATCAGGTCAATTTCATCtatggaaaggatgatgaaggatcAACACAGGGCTTAAGCTGCTCATAATTATTCATAAAGGTACATGTCCCAACTGGAGGTGACGCAGACCACCCCATGTTGCTCTTCTCTGCTCCCTACAACACAATCGGCAAGAGCAATGCAAAAAGAGTAATTTACAAAAGCGATTTTTGTAGATGATATGTTACAGTACAAACCTATCTATTTAGTGTTTGTGATAAATGCTGCATGGGATAGAATATATTAGGGATTTCAGCATACGTGGTAATTTTTTATAGAGTACAGGCATGGGTAGAGGAAATTGACATGATTTTTGTAGCAATTACACATATAGCAGTTCATTGATTTAACCTGGTATATGGTTGGAC is a window of Triticum dicoccoides isolate Atlit2015 ecotype Zavitan chromosome 2B, WEW_v2.0, whole genome shotgun sequence DNA encoding:
- the LOC119367736 gene encoding glycine-rich protein DOT1-like; this encodes MEEGVADAAPGEGMDGAVEEGHGAAPASSSGDHGVQEKGGHGGMKEDGPGAAPEGGHGGEVEGGQGAAPEGGQGAAPKQGNDDGATATDASTPAWLEGMDPDSTYLLKINLLGNPKKARKDIRCQKARKDIKLKK